In one window of Pseudodesulfovibrio sediminis DNA:
- the rbsD gene encoding D-ribose pyranase has translation MKKAKLINSEISYVIAKLGHFDCLTVCDAGLPVPPGVQRIDLAVTEGVPSFMDTVRAIVSELQIESVELAKEFPQASLGCYQELADFLKQTGVERGREMPVFFVPHEEFKVNSAKSVAIVRTGEFTPYANVTFTSGVVF, from the coding sequence ATGAAGAAAGCGAAGCTCATTAACTCCGAGATATCGTATGTCATCGCCAAGCTTGGGCATTTCGACTGCCTGACCGTTTGTGATGCCGGGTTGCCGGTACCGCCCGGAGTGCAGCGTATCGATCTGGCCGTGACCGAAGGGGTGCCTTCTTTTATGGATACAGTTCGGGCGATTGTTTCCGAACTGCAAATCGAGAGTGTGGAGCTGGCCAAGGAGTTTCCGCAAGCAAGCCTGGGCTGTTATCAGGAGCTGGCTGATTTTCTGAAACAGACGGGGGTGGAGCGTGGCAGGGAAATGCCCGTGTTTTTCGTTCCGCATGAAGAGTTCAAGGTCAACTCGGCCAAAAGCGTTGCCATCGTTCGAACCGGGGAGTTTACCCCGTACGCCAACGTGACCTTCACATCAGGCGTTGTCTTTTAG
- the rbsC gene encoding ribose ABC transporter permease produces MSAAKRQGNGQEQQVSIKDRLIQQKTLIALVVMVVIVSFLNSNFFTTGNILNILRQTAINAIMAVGMTLVILTAGIDLSVGSVLALCGAIGASLIAAEMPVMLAVGAALGAGAVLGAASGVVIAKGKVQAFIATLVSMTLVRGLTLVYTDGRPISTGFTDTADAFSYIGTGYLFGIPVPIWIMAVTFAGAWYLLNHTRLGRYIYALGGNEAATKLSGINVDTIKITVYAIAGFLSALSGLIVTSRLSSAQPTAGYGYELDAIAAVVLGGTSLMGGKGTIMGTLLGALIIGFLNNALNLLDVSSYYQMIAKALVILLAVLVDTKSK; encoded by the coding sequence ATGAGCGCAGCAAAAAGGCAGGGAAACGGGCAGGAGCAGCAGGTCTCCATCAAGGACAGGCTGATTCAGCAGAAGACGCTTATCGCGCTGGTGGTGATGGTCGTCATTGTTTCGTTCCTGAATTCCAATTTCTTCACCACGGGCAATATCCTCAATATCCTGCGACAGACCGCCATCAACGCGATCATGGCCGTGGGCATGACCCTGGTTATTCTGACGGCGGGCATTGACCTGTCGGTGGGGTCGGTGCTGGCCCTGTGCGGCGCCATCGGTGCCAGTCTGATCGCGGCTGAGATGCCGGTGATGCTGGCTGTGGGAGCGGCGCTTGGTGCCGGTGCTGTGCTCGGAGCAGCCAGCGGCGTGGTCATTGCCAAAGGCAAGGTCCAGGCCTTTATCGCCACCCTGGTCTCCATGACCCTGGTGCGCGGACTGACCCTTGTGTACACGGACGGTCGGCCTATATCCACGGGCTTTACGGACACGGCGGATGCCTTTTCCTACATCGGCACCGGGTATCTGTTCGGCATTCCGGTTCCCATCTGGATCATGGCCGTCACCTTTGCCGGGGCCTGGTATCTGCTCAATCATACCCGTCTCGGGCGGTATATCTATGCCCTGGGCGGCAATGAAGCGGCCACTAAACTCTCCGGCATCAACGTGGATACCATCAAGATCACGGTCTATGCCATTGCCGGATTCCTGTCGGCGCTGTCCGGCCTCATCGTGACGTCCCGGCTTTCGTCCGCCCAGCCAACCGCCGGGTATGGGTATGAGCTGGATGCCATCGCCGCCGTTGTGCTTGGCGGCACCAGCCTCATGGGCGGTAAAGGCACGATCATGGGAACCCTGTTGGGTGCCCTTATTATCGGATTTCTCAACAACGCATTGAATTTGCTTGATGTGTCTTCCTATTATCAGATGATAGCCAAGGCTTTGGTTATTCTTTTAGCGGTCTTGGTCGATACGAAAAGCAAGTAG
- a CDS encoding response regulator: protein MKILLVDDEVELVSAMAERLSFRSVDADWTDNGETALKMAAETDYAVAVLDMKMPKMGGLELQESLAAEHPDMKFIFLSGHGSESDFKAGCAAGCNYLIKPVQIESLMDKIQEALA, encoded by the coding sequence ATGAAGATTTTATTAGTTGATGACGAAGTTGAGCTGGTCTCGGCAATGGCCGAACGTCTTTCGTTCCGCAGCGTGGATGCGGACTGGACCGACAACGGTGAGACAGCCCTGAAAATGGCTGCGGAAACCGACTATGCCGTGGCGGTTCTGGATATGAAAATGCCCAAAATGGGTGGTCTTGAACTCCAGGAATCATTGGCTGCCGAGCATCCGGATATGAAGTTCATCTTCCTTTCCGGCCATGGGTCCGAATCCGATTTCAAGGCCGGTTGTGCCGCTGGATGCAACTATCTGATCAAACCCGTGCAGATCGAGAGTTTGATGGATAAAATACAGGAAGCTCTTGCTTAG
- a CDS encoding sensor histidine kinase, producing the protein MTQTPADTRQGLQFFGRISASVSHEIKNVFAVINEAAGLIEDFTLMAERGMPIDPERLKKAANSIQGQIRRGDGIVKNMNAFAHSTDEDVREIDLVDTLSLTVALTTRLADMKQVSLSMGECPPVSLRANAFDLMQLLHSFIAAALENLTAGDSLVMSVKPLEGGASFSLSVPGKDAPVVLETMLSFPSQAICANMELNESAGTCELRLSASQP; encoded by the coding sequence ATGACTCAGACACCAGCCGACACCCGCCAGGGGCTGCAATTTTTCGGTCGCATCAGCGCCTCTGTGTCTCATGAGATCAAGAATGTCTTTGCCGTCATTAACGAAGCGGCGGGATTGATCGAAGATTTTACGCTCATGGCCGAGCGTGGCATGCCTATCGACCCGGAACGGTTGAAAAAGGCGGCCAACTCCATTCAGGGCCAGATTCGACGCGGTGACGGCATCGTGAAGAATATGAATGCCTTTGCACATTCCACGGATGAGGATGTTCGCGAAATTGACCTCGTGGACACGCTCTCACTGACCGTGGCCCTGACAACCCGTCTCGCCGACATGAAACAGGTCAGCCTGTCCATGGGAGAATGTCCCCCTGTCTCCCTGCGGGCCAATGCCTTTGATTTGATGCAGTTGCTCCACTCCTTCATTGCAGCTGCTCTCGAAAACTTGACAGCGGGCGATTCTCTGGTCATGAGTGTCAAGCCATTGGAAGGCGGGGCATCGTTCTCCCTTTCCGTACCCGGAAAGGATGCCCCGGTCGTACTCGAAACCATGCTTTCATTTCCCTCGCAGGCTATTTGTGCCAATATGGAATTAAATGAAAGCGCCGGGACCTGTGAACTGCGCCTCAGCGCTTCACAGCCCTGA
- a CDS encoding response regulator encodes MSVITAFNGLFSEAGVVIKRVLDATDYRLITDQEIVADAAKLSGMSEGKIARAFQAKASVFNAFSHEKERAIAWLRLAMAHKLIDQDKLLFSGFVAHLPSVNIDHILKVCLISEMKDRLAVAERTEGYAEKHAAKLIHKDDEDRVMWVKNLKDTDDPWAGSLYDLVVPVGASGVEQSADLIVEQLANAAVQVTDASQAQVADFLLAAKVGTVLAGEGHNVLVSASGTAVTLTINKHVLMLERLERELSEIVSKVDGVESVETHVGKGFHQTDIYRKADFDIPSKVLLVDDEREFVQTLSERLMMRDMGSAVVYDGEAALNLMQEDEPEVMILDLKMPGIDGIEVLRRVKNDYPNIQVIILTGHGSEKDREICMELGAFAYLHKPVDIDVLSETLKAANEKVQSKG; translated from the coding sequence ATGTCTGTAATTACCGCATTCAACGGCCTTTTCTCAGAAGCTGGAGTCGTGATCAAGCGCGTCCTTGACGCCACCGATTACCGGCTCATCACCGATCAGGAGATCGTGGCTGACGCCGCAAAGCTCTCCGGCATGTCCGAGGGCAAGATCGCCCGAGCCTTTCAGGCCAAGGCTTCCGTATTCAACGCATTCAGTCATGAAAAGGAGCGGGCCATTGCCTGGCTCCGTCTGGCCATGGCGCACAAGCTCATTGACCAGGACAAGCTGTTGTTTTCCGGTTTCGTTGCTCATTTACCTTCGGTCAATATTGATCACATCCTGAAGGTTTGTCTCATCTCCGAGATGAAAGACCGTCTGGCTGTGGCCGAACGCACGGAAGGGTATGCCGAGAAGCACGCCGCGAAACTCATTCACAAGGATGACGAAGACCGCGTCATGTGGGTCAAGAACCTCAAGGACACCGATGATCCCTGGGCCGGTTCGCTCTATGATCTCGTGGTGCCTGTGGGCGCTTCCGGCGTGGAGCAGAGCGCCGACCTCATCGTGGAACAGCTGGCCAACGCTGCTGTTCAGGTGACGGACGCCTCCCAGGCTCAGGTCGCTGACTTCCTGCTGGCTGCCAAGGTCGGAACCGTGCTGGCCGGTGAAGGCCACAACGTCCTTGTCTCCGCCTCGGGTACAGCCGTGACCCTGACCATCAACAAGCATGTTCTGATGTTGGAACGGCTCGAACGCGAGCTGTCTGAAATCGTGAGCAAGGTCGATGGCGTGGAGTCGGTTGAAACGCATGTGGGCAAGGGCTTCCACCAGACCGACATCTATCGCAAGGCGGATTTCGATATCCCGTCCAAGGTGCTGCTGGTCGATGATGAACGTGAGTTCGTCCAGACCCTGTCCGAGCGTCTGATGATGCGCGACATGGGTTCTGCTGTCGTCTACGACGGTGAAGCCGCGCTGAATCTGATGCAGGAAGACGAGCCGGAAGTCATGATCCTCGACCTGAAGATGCCCGGCATCGACGGTATTGAGGTGCTGCGCCGCGTCAAAAACGACTACCCCAATATCCAGGTGATCATTCTGACAGGTCATGGGTCTGAAAAGGATCGTGAAATCTGCATGGAGTTGGGCGCATTTGCCTATCTGCACAAGCCCGTGGACATCGATGTGTTGAGCGAGACGCTCAAGGCAGCCAACGAAAAGGTCCAGAGCAAAGGATAA
- a CDS encoding SulP family inorganic anion transporter: MLTKIFPFIDWFKGYNMAAFRADAIAGLTVALVLIPQSMAYAQLAGMPAYYGLYASFLPPLVAALFGSSRQLATGPVAVVSLMTAASLEPLATAGSEGYIAYAILLALMVGLFQLLLGVLKLGLVVNFLSHPVVNGFTNAAAIIIASSQLSKMFGVYVDKAEHHYETIIRVVEGAFHYTHWPTLGMGVLAFAIMIVLKRLNPKIPNVLVAVVVTTALSWGLGFNHDANVSVASIQDTAIQQSITQFNSTISGIEALSTERTALNGQLDKAKTDKDPVRVLDMEHDINVVNVQISRLKLEAHTLREALRSTLFEGVEEAGGNMAFYVQGAVPAGMEGDGRVWRVKVGNNTLDTSKLKMMGGGAVVGTVPSGIPSISAPKLDLKVMLHLLPFAAIISLLGFMEAISIAKAMAAKTGQRLDPNQELIGQGLGNILGACGKSYPASGSFSRSAVNLQAGAVSGMSSVFTSLMVVIALLFFTPLLYHLPQAVLAAVIMMAVIGLINASGFIHAWKAQWYDGAISILSFVCTLAFAPHLDKGIMVGVALSLAVFLYKSMRPKVANLSRTEDKALRDATAHGLRECQHIALVRFDGPLFFANASFLEDQITDRMVASDKLRHIIIVANGINDIDASGEEALSLIVDRVRASGLDISMCGVNEAVMAVLERTHLLEKIGEDHVYPTMESAICATHENAHRDGLEDNCPLTTVCRLT, translated from the coding sequence ATGCTTACTAAAATTTTCCCGTTTATTGACTGGTTCAAAGGGTACAACATGGCAGCGTTTCGCGCGGATGCCATTGCAGGGCTGACTGTTGCCCTGGTGCTCATTCCACAATCCATGGCGTATGCTCAACTGGCCGGTATGCCCGCATATTACGGTCTGTACGCTTCTTTTCTTCCACCGCTCGTCGCTGCGCTGTTCGGCTCCAGCCGTCAGTTGGCTACCGGTCCGGTGGCTGTTGTCTCACTCATGACGGCAGCATCGCTGGAACCGCTAGCCACGGCCGGAAGTGAAGGGTACATCGCCTACGCCATCCTGCTCGCGCTCATGGTCGGTCTGTTCCAGCTCCTGCTCGGCGTGCTCAAGCTCGGGTTGGTGGTCAACTTTCTGTCGCACCCGGTGGTTAACGGCTTCACCAATGCCGCGGCCATCATCATTGCCTCTTCCCAGCTCTCCAAGATGTTTGGCGTGTATGTGGACAAGGCAGAGCATCATTACGAAACGATCATTCGTGTGGTGGAAGGGGCTTTTCACTATACCCACTGGCCAACATTGGGCATGGGGGTACTCGCTTTTGCCATCATGATCGTGCTTAAACGGTTGAATCCGAAGATTCCCAACGTGCTGGTCGCGGTTGTCGTGACCACGGCGCTGTCCTGGGGCCTGGGTTTCAATCATGATGCCAATGTCTCCGTGGCAAGCATTCAGGATACTGCGATTCAGCAGTCCATCACACAGTTCAATTCCACCATCTCGGGGATTGAAGCTCTGTCAACCGAGCGTACCGCGCTCAACGGCCAGTTGGACAAAGCCAAAACCGACAAAGACCCCGTGCGTGTTCTCGACATGGAGCACGACATCAATGTGGTCAACGTCCAGATTTCCCGACTCAAACTTGAGGCGCACACGCTCCGTGAAGCGCTGCGTTCCACGTTGTTTGAAGGCGTGGAAGAAGCGGGCGGAAACATGGCCTTCTATGTCCAGGGCGCAGTACCTGCCGGTATGGAAGGCGATGGTCGAGTCTGGCGCGTGAAGGTGGGAAACAACACGCTTGATACCTCCAAGCTGAAGATGATGGGCGGCGGCGCAGTTGTTGGCACGGTGCCCTCCGGTATCCCGTCCATCTCCGCACCGAAGCTGGACCTGAAGGTCATGCTGCACCTGTTGCCTTTTGCGGCCATCATTTCTCTGCTCGGTTTCATGGAAGCCATTTCCATCGCCAAGGCCATGGCCGCCAAGACCGGGCAACGTCTTGATCCCAACCAGGAACTTATCGGTCAGGGCCTCGGCAACATCCTCGGCGCCTGTGGCAAGTCCTACCCCGCATCCGGTTCATTCTCCCGATCGGCGGTCAACCTGCAGGCCGGGGCTGTCTCCGGTATGTCCAGCGTCTTTACCTCGCTCATGGTCGTTATTGCCCTGCTGTTCTTCACGCCGCTGCTCTATCATCTGCCTCAGGCAGTGCTGGCCGCAGTCATCATGATGGCCGTCATCGGGCTGATCAACGCCTCAGGTTTCATCCACGCATGGAAAGCACAGTGGTATGATGGCGCCATCTCCATTCTCTCCTTTGTCTGCACATTGGCTTTTGCCCCTCATCTGGACAAGGGCATCATGGTCGGTGTGGCGCTTTCCCTGGCAGTATTCCTGTACAAGTCCATGCGTCCCAAGGTCGCCAACCTGTCCCGCACCGAGGACAAAGCCCTGCGTGACGCCACAGCACACGGTCTTCGTGAATGCCAGCACATCGCGCTGGTCCGTTTCGATGGCCCGCTGTTTTTTGCAAATGCCAGTTTTCTGGAAGACCAGATCACTGATCGTATGGTAGCAAGTGACAAGCTCAGACATATCATTATCGTGGCCAACGGCATAAACGACATCGACGCATCGGGCGAGGAAGCGCTCTCCCTCATTGTGGATCGAGTTCGCGCTTCCGGCCTGGATATCTCCATGTGCGGTGTTAACGAGGCGGTCATGGCCGTGCTTGAACGCACCCACCTGTTGGAGAAGATCGGTGAAGATCATGTCTATCCGACCATGGAATCCGCCATCTGTGCCACGCACGAAAATGCACACAGGGATGGCCTGGAAGATAACTGCCCGCTGACAACCGTTTGCCGTCTCACCTAG
- the rbsB gene encoding ribose ABC transporter substrate-binding protein RbsB, whose protein sequence is MMKKLLTLAIALVLTMALGVSAQAKDTIALVVSTLNNPFFVTLKDGAVKQAGDMGYEIIVLDSQNDPAKELANVEDLIVRGVKAVLINPTDSDAVSNAIRLINKADIPVLTLDRGASRGTVASHIASDNVAGGEMAGNYMAEKLGKGAMVIQLEGLAGTSAARDRGAGFAKAVEANGFKVLASQPADFDRTKGLNVMENMLASHGDVQGVFAQNDEMALGAIRALKAAGKSVVVVGFDGTDDGVAAVKRGDMAGTIAQQPALIGSLGVQTADKVLKGEKVEAYIPVPLMVVK, encoded by the coding sequence ATGATGAAAAAACTTTTGACCCTTGCCATTGCCCTGGTTCTGACCATGGCGCTCGGCGTGTCTGCACAGGCCAAGGATACCATCGCACTGGTGGTCTCCACCCTGAACAACCCGTTCTTCGTCACCCTGAAAGACGGTGCCGTGAAACAGGCCGGTGACATGGGCTACGAGATCATTGTTCTGGATTCCCAGAACGACCCGGCCAAGGAGCTGGCCAACGTGGAAGACCTGATCGTTCGCGGCGTCAAGGCCGTGCTCATCAACCCCACTGATTCCGATGCGGTTTCCAACGCCATCCGCCTGATCAACAAGGCTGATATCCCGGTCCTGACCCTCGATCGCGGCGCTTCTCGCGGCACGGTCGCCAGCCACATCGCTTCCGACAACGTCGCCGGTGGTGAGATGGCCGGTAATTACATGGCAGAAAAGCTCGGCAAGGGTGCCATGGTCATTCAGCTTGAGGGGTTGGCTGGTACTTCTGCCGCACGCGATCGCGGCGCAGGCTTTGCCAAGGCTGTCGAAGCCAACGGGTTCAAGGTGCTGGCTTCCCAGCCTGCCGATTTTGATCGTACCAAGGGGCTGAATGTCATGGAGAATATGCTTGCCAGCCACGGCGACGTGCAGGGTGTTTTCGCACAGAATGACGAGATGGCCCTCGGCGCCATCCGCGCACTCAAGGCCGCAGGCAAGTCTGTTGTTGTCGTTGGTTTCGATGGCACGGACGACGGTGTTGCCGCGGTCAAGCGTGGCGACATGGCTGGTACCATTGCTCAGCAGCCCGCGCTGATCGGTTCTCTGGGTGTTCAGACCGCAGACAAGGTCCTCAAGGGCGAGAAGGTCGAAGCGTACATTCCTGTCCCGTTGATGGTCGTCAAGTAA
- a CDS encoding response regulator — translation MSEKVLLIDDEVEFLEALSERMELRGMDVVTAENAQKAVAALDSGEYDAIVLDLQMPDMNGIDMLKIIKESHPEMQVILLTGKATLEAGVKAMKLGAMDFMEKPADIDSLTEKIKKAQAKKMVIVEKETAKKVDDILRSKGW, via the coding sequence ATGAGTGAAAAAGTACTGCTTATCGATGATGAAGTGGAATTCCTTGAAGCCCTTTCCGAGAGAATGGAACTTCGTGGAATGGATGTCGTCACCGCCGAGAATGCTCAGAAAGCCGTGGCGGCTCTGGACAGCGGAGAGTATGATGCCATTGTTCTGGATCTCCAGATGCCTGATATGAACGGCATAGACATGCTCAAGATTATCAAGGAGAGCCACCCGGAGATGCAGGTCATCCTGCTTACTGGCAAGGCTACCCTCGAAGCTGGTGTGAAGGCCATGAAGCTTGGGGCCATGGATTTCATGGAGAAGCCCGCAGATATCGACTCGCTGACTGAGAAAATCAAAAAGGCGCAGGCTAAGAAGATGGTTATCGTGGAGAAAGAGACCGCCAAAAAGGTCGACGACATTCTCCGTAGTAAAGGCTGGTAG
- a CDS encoding sensor histidine kinase produces MSIFNKIRPQFWETGSNVGPGKSLFNYRRIWRIAIAVLAVVALVPLCVMAVIDYNVTRNSLESESLLRTARTTSNTRRTVAFFLQERQQALDFLAMHQGLEALRDCENLGRVLDSLKSSFGGFVDIGIINDQGLQIAYIGPYDLIGRNYRDQEWFSNTMGQGDYISGVFLGFRDEPHLVIARKIVDEKSGKSFILRATLDTEQFNSILWSLDLPKGGDAFIVDREGVLQTPSRLHGSLLTQVSLAVPGYSEKTSVEQIVDKDGTDLTVGYVYIRGTPFIVMVVKKTRELMSLLQTIRMELMWLMAVSIAIILLVIVWVATYMVNKIYIADQTRAQALHRMEHTNRMASIGRLAAGVAHEINNPLAIINEKAGLINDLFEFKEEYVHDERLLNNIKSIIDSVQRCGKITKRLLSFARHIDIDMDAIKFKELAEEVIDFLRKEAEYRSISITMDIPENLPEFISDRGKLQQIFLNLVNNAFQAMNDGGNLAISATPSDKDSLVFTVRDDGCGIPAEDKKRIFDPFFSTKKRTGGTGLGLSITYGLVQELGGSMSVESEVGVGTEFIITMPLKAPEKA; encoded by the coding sequence ATGTCGATATTCAACAAGATCAGACCACAGTTCTGGGAGACCGGCTCCAATGTCGGCCCAGGCAAGTCGCTGTTCAACTACCGTCGCATTTGGCGTATCGCCATTGCCGTACTGGCAGTTGTTGCCCTTGTCCCCCTGTGCGTCATGGCTGTTATCGATTATAACGTCACCCGGAATTCGCTTGAATCCGAGTCGCTACTGCGCACGGCCCGGACCACTTCCAACACCCGCCGTACGGTAGCGTTCTTCTTGCAGGAGCGCCAACAGGCACTCGATTTTCTGGCCATGCACCAGGGGCTTGAAGCGCTGCGGGATTGCGAGAATCTCGGGCGGGTGCTTGATTCCCTGAAGAGCAGCTTCGGCGGTTTCGTGGATATCGGCATTATCAACGATCAGGGGCTGCAGATCGCCTACATCGGTCCGTATGATCTGATCGGCCGCAATTACCGTGATCAGGAGTGGTTTTCAAACACAATGGGACAGGGGGATTACATCAGTGGCGTTTTTCTCGGATTCCGAGATGAACCGCATCTGGTTATTGCCCGCAAGATCGTGGATGAAAAATCAGGCAAGAGTTTTATTTTAAGAGCGACGCTCGACACGGAACAGTTCAATTCCATTCTGTGGTCTTTGGATCTCCCCAAGGGGGGCGATGCCTTTATCGTGGACCGGGAAGGTGTTCTGCAAACGCCGTCAAGACTGCACGGGTCATTGCTGACCCAGGTGAGTCTGGCTGTTCCGGGATATTCCGAGAAGACCAGTGTCGAACAGATCGTGGACAAGGACGGCACGGACTTGACCGTTGGATATGTCTACATTCGCGGCACGCCGTTTATTGTCATGGTGGTCAAGAAAACCCGGGAGCTGATGAGCCTGCTGCAGACCATTCGCATGGAACTCATGTGGCTCATGGCTGTCAGCATCGCGATTATACTGCTTGTTATCGTGTGGGTCGCCACTTACATGGTCAACAAGATCTATATTGCGGACCAGACCCGGGCACAGGCGCTGCACCGTATGGAACACACGAATCGCATGGCCTCCATTGGCCGACTGGCAGCGGGCGTGGCCCATGAAATCAACAATCCGCTGGCCATCATCAACGAGAAGGCCGGTCTCATCAATGACCTCTTCGAGTTCAAGGAAGAGTACGTTCATGACGAGCGCCTGTTGAATAATATCAAGTCGATTATTGACTCTGTGCAGCGATGTGGCAAAATTACCAAACGTCTGCTCAGCTTCGCGCGTCACATAGATATTGATATGGATGCCATCAAGTTCAAGGAGCTGGCAGAGGAAGTTATTGATTTTCTGCGCAAAGAGGCGGAGTATCGGAGTATCTCAATCACTATGGATATTCCAGAGAATCTGCCGGAGTTCATATCCGACCGCGGCAAGTTGCAGCAGATTTTTTTGAATTTGGTCAACAACGCCTTCCAGGCCATGAACGATGGCGGCAACCTCGCCATCAGCGCGACGCCTTCTGATAAGGACTCGCTGGTGTTCACGGTTCGGGACGATGGCTGCGGCATCCCGGCGGAAGACAAGAAACGTATTTTCGACCCCTTCTTCTCCACCAAGAAGAGAACGGGCGGCACCGGGCTGGGGCTCTCCATTACCTATGGATTGGTCCAGGAGCTGGGCGGCTCCATGTCAGTGGAGAGCGAGGTCGGCGTCGGAACGGAATTTATCATAACCATGCCCTTGAAGGCCCCGGAAAAGGCTTAA
- the rbsA gene encoding ribose ABC transporter ATP-binding protein RbsA: MSELLRLENIEKSFPGVKALDGVNLCVNAGKVMGLVGENGAGKSTLMKVLTGIYKMDGGTLRYLGREQAFNGPRESQKAGISIIHQELNLLPELSIAENIFLGRERVGFMGRILWKEMYRMADELLAKLGVTRSSRTRLGDLGIGEQQMVEIAKAISFESRVIIMDEPTDTLTDTETEALFAVIRELRETGHGIVYISHRLKEIFAICDDVTVLRDGQYISESDVSDITEDQLIEMMVGRRLEEQFPRVYVEPGPTSLEVKHLSGPCLKDISLAVREGEILGISGLMGAGRTELMKALFGAYPVEGGVISMFGEEVRIASPQDALEAGIAYISEDRKADGLILGLSVKENMTLTALEGFCSVLGHIDQSKEREAADHYIEAFNIRTPSRRQVVGNLSGGNQQKVAIVKGLMDQPKVLILDEPTRGVDVGAKKEIYQLINAFKQKGMSIILVSSEMPEILGMSDRIIVMHEGRLCGEFTAEEADQEILMACAIGRTRKEAA; encoded by the coding sequence ATGAGCGAACTGCTCAGACTTGAGAATATCGAAAAGAGTTTTCCGGGCGTCAAGGCGCTGGATGGCGTCAACCTGTGCGTGAACGCAGGAAAGGTCATGGGATTGGTGGGGGAGAACGGCGCGGGCAAATCCACCCTCATGAAAGTGCTGACCGGCATCTACAAAATGGATGGCGGCACGTTGCGTTATCTCGGGCGGGAGCAGGCGTTCAACGGCCCCCGGGAATCCCAGAAGGCGGGCATCAGCATCATCCATCAGGAACTCAACCTGCTGCCGGAACTCTCCATTGCGGAGAATATCTTTCTTGGCCGCGAGCGCGTCGGCTTCATGGGGCGGATTCTCTGGAAAGAGATGTACCGCATGGCGGACGAGCTACTTGCCAAACTCGGCGTGACCCGATCCTCCCGCACGCGACTCGGCGACCTGGGCATCGGCGAACAGCAGATGGTGGAAATAGCCAAGGCCATTTCCTTCGAATCCCGGGTCATCATCATGGACGAACCCACCGATACCCTCACAGACACCGAGACCGAGGCGTTGTTTGCCGTGATCCGTGAGCTGCGCGAGACCGGGCACGGCATTGTGTATATCTCCCACCGACTCAAGGAAATTTTTGCAATCTGCGATGACGTCACTGTTTTGCGCGACGGTCAGTATATCAGTGAAAGCGACGTGTCCGACATCACGGAAGATCAGCTCATCGAGATGATGGTGGGGCGTCGGCTGGAGGAGCAGTTCCCCCGCGTGTATGTGGAGCCGGGGCCGACAAGCCTGGAGGTGAAGCATCTGTCCGGGCCGTGTCTCAAGGATATCTCTCTGGCCGTTCGGGAAGGGGAGATTCTCGGCATTTCCGGGCTCATGGGGGCAGGACGCACCGAGCTGATGAAGGCGTTATTCGGGGCATACCCTGTGGAAGGGGGCGTAATCTCCATGTTTGGCGAGGAGGTGCGTATCGCCTCTCCGCAGGATGCGCTTGAGGCGGGCATTGCCTATATCAGCGAAGATCGCAAGGCGGACGGGCTTATTCTCGGCCTGTCGGTCAAGGAGAACATGACCCTGACCGCCCTGGAGGGTTTCTGCTCGGTCCTGGGCCATATCGACCAGTCAAAGGAGCGGGAAGCCGCGGATCATTACATTGAGGCCTTCAATATTCGGACGCCGTCACGGCGTCAGGTCGTGGGCAATCTGTCCGGCGGCAACCAGCAGAAGGTCGCCATCGTCAAGGGGCTCATGGATCAACCCAAGGTGCTCATTCTCGATGAGCCGACCCGCGGTGTGGATGTGGGAGCAAAAAAGGAAATCTACCAGCTTATCAACGCATTCAAGCAGAAAGGGATGAGCATCATCCTCGTCTCTTCGGAGATGCCGGAAATTCTCGGCATGAGCGATCGTATCATTGTCATGCACGAGGGGCGTTTGTGCGGTGAATTCACTGCCGAGGAAGCTGATCAGGAAATACTCATGGCCTGTGCCATAGGCAGGACACGGAAGGAGGCTGCATGA